A window of Pseudophryne corroboree isolate aPseCor3 chromosome 12, aPseCor3.hap2, whole genome shotgun sequence contains these coding sequences:
- the LOC134979934 gene encoding uncharacterized protein LOC134979934, with protein sequence MAEVQYLGHRVGGGKIRPEPAKVEAILNWPRPSNQKQVRAFLGLAGYYRRFVPQYSTLAKPLTDLTKKKYARQVAWSPECESAFVALKEALSSAPVVAAPDFSKKFIVQTDASGCGL encoded by the coding sequence ATGGCTGAGGTGCAATATCTGGGTCACCGAGTGGGAGGGGGTAAGATTAGACCAGAGCCAGCTAAAGTGGAAGCCATTCTAAACTGGCCAAGACCTTCCAATCAGAAACAAGTAAGAGCATTTTTAGGACTAGCTGGCTACTATAGGAGGTTCGTTCCCCAATACAGCACATTGGCCAAACCTTTGACTGACCTGACCAAAAAGAAATATGCTAGACAGGTTGCATGGTCCCCTGAGTGTGAGAGTGCATTTGTGGCCCTGAAAGAAGCCCTCTCCAGTGCCCCAGTAGTAGCTGCCCCCGACTTCTCCAAGAAGTTCATTGTTCAAACTGACGCCTCTGGTTGTGGTTTGTGA